Proteins encoded in a region of the Nitrospirota bacterium genome:
- a CDS encoding MdtB/MuxB family multidrug efflux RND transporter permease subunit, whose amino-acid sequence MNPSRLFILRPVATALSMAAILLAGFVAYRQLPVSALPQVDYPTIQVLTFYPGASPDVMASSVTAPLERQFGQMPGLNQMTSSSSGGSSVITLQFSLELNLDVAEQEVQAAINGASTFLPRDLPSPPVYSKVNPADSPILTLALTSHTLPLSQVEDLAETRFAQKISQLSGVGLVSISGGQRPAVRIQANPRALSAYGLTLEDLRLVVASANVNQAKGAFDGPKRASIINATDQLLTSKEYQPLIITYRNGAPVHLSDVADVIDDVENVKQAAWMNEEPAVIVNIQRQPGANVIDVVDRVKKLLPQLQSALPSSVQVTVLTDRTISIRASVRDVQFELMLAVALVIMVIFLFLRTLSATVIPAAAVPLSLVGTLGAMYLMGFSLNNLTLMALTISTGFVVDDAIVMIENISRYIEKGDSPLQAALKGAEQIAFTILSLTVSLIAVLIPLLFMGDVVGRLFREFAITLSITILISAVVSLTLTPMMCARLLRHTPKSEEGRFYRVSQDLFDRTIAAYGRTLRWVLNHQPATLAVAGGTLIFTVLLYIVVPKGFFPVQDTGVILGISEAPQSISFAGMVERQQALAANILTDPAVASLSSFIGVDGTNSTLNSGRIQINLKPLAERRISAVDVIHRLQAQVATVEGIALFMQPVQDLTVEDRVSRTQYQYTLEDADPLELNRWAPKLVEALQTLPELRDVSSDQQDQGLASMLVIDRNTAARMGITPQVIVDTLYDAFGQRQVSTMFTQLNQYRVVLEVMPEFQQGPNALQFLDVRSLSGGQVPLNVFTQVTETSTPLVISRQGQFPAVTLSFNLAPGSSLGDAVTTIERAAQEIGLPPSIRGSFQGTAQAFQASLENQPWLILAALVTVYIVLGVLYESYIHPLTILSTLPSAGAGALLALMLFRTEFSVIALIGIILLIGIVKKNAIMMIDFALEAERKDGKQPEEAIYEACLLRFRPIMMTTMAALLGALPLAMSTGVGSELRRPLGIAIVGGLIVSQVLTLYTTPVVYLAFDRLARRIGERRSSITGPEVIDQSSA is encoded by the coding sequence GTGAACCCGTCCCGTCTGTTCATCCTGCGACCGGTGGCAACGGCCCTGTCCATGGCCGCCATTCTGCTTGCCGGCTTTGTCGCCTATCGTCAGTTGCCGGTGTCGGCTCTTCCCCAAGTCGACTATCCCACGATTCAGGTACTCACCTTCTATCCTGGCGCAAGTCCGGACGTCATGGCCTCCTCGGTCACGGCGCCCTTGGAGCGCCAGTTCGGGCAGATGCCCGGTCTCAACCAGATGACCTCCAGCAGTTCAGGCGGCAGTTCGGTCATCACCCTGCAATTCAGCTTGGAATTGAATCTGGACGTCGCCGAGCAGGAGGTGCAGGCTGCCATCAATGGCGCGTCTACATTTTTGCCCCGCGATTTGCCGAGCCCGCCCGTCTATAGCAAGGTCAACCCGGCGGATTCGCCGATCCTGACGCTGGCGCTGACGTCGCACACTCTGCCGTTGTCTCAGGTGGAGGATCTTGCAGAGACGCGGTTCGCCCAGAAGATTTCCCAATTGTCCGGGGTCGGACTCGTGAGCATCAGCGGTGGACAGAGACCGGCGGTGCGGATCCAGGCGAATCCCAGAGCCTTGTCGGCCTATGGACTCACGCTGGAAGACCTGCGCCTCGTCGTGGCTTCTGCGAACGTCAATCAAGCGAAAGGCGCCTTTGACGGACCGAAACGGGCTTCCATCATCAACGCGACAGATCAGCTCCTCACGAGCAAAGAATATCAGCCCCTGATCATCACCTATCGCAACGGTGCGCCGGTGCATTTGTCCGACGTGGCCGATGTCATCGACGATGTGGAGAACGTCAAGCAGGCGGCCTGGATGAACGAGGAGCCTGCGGTCATTGTCAACATCCAGCGTCAGCCTGGGGCCAACGTCATCGATGTCGTGGACCGGGTTAAAAAACTATTGCCGCAGTTGCAAAGTGCACTGCCCTCGTCGGTCCAGGTCACCGTGTTGACCGATCGCACGATCTCCATTCGCGCGTCGGTCCGTGACGTGCAGTTCGAGCTGATGCTGGCGGTCGCGCTGGTGATCATGGTGATTTTTCTCTTCCTACGGACCCTGTCCGCCACGGTCATTCCCGCCGCGGCCGTCCCTCTGTCGCTGGTCGGCACCCTCGGAGCCATGTATCTGATGGGGTTCAGCCTGAACAACCTGACCTTGATGGCACTTACAATCTCCACAGGCTTCGTTGTGGATGACGCCATCGTCATGATCGAAAATATCTCACGATACATCGAGAAAGGCGACTCGCCGTTGCAGGCTGCCCTCAAGGGGGCGGAGCAGATCGCGTTCACCATTCTCTCTCTGACCGTCTCGCTCATCGCCGTCTTGATTCCCCTCCTGTTCATGGGCGACGTGGTGGGCCGGCTGTTCCGCGAGTTTGCCATCACCCTTAGCATCACGATTTTGATCTCAGCCGTGGTCTCGCTGACGTTGACGCCGATGATGTGCGCGCGGCTGCTTCGCCATACCCCGAAGTCGGAGGAGGGCAGGTTCTATCGCGTCTCCCAGGATCTGTTCGATCGGACCATCGCGGCGTACGGCAGGACATTGCGATGGGTGTTGAACCATCAGCCGGCAACGCTGGCCGTGGCAGGAGGCACGCTGATCTTCACCGTCCTGCTCTATATCGTCGTGCCCAAGGGGTTTTTCCCTGTGCAGGATACGGGAGTCATTCTGGGAATCTCCGAAGCCCCTCAGTCGATCTCGTTCGCAGGAATGGTTGAGCGGCAGCAGGCCCTGGCCGCCAACATTCTGACCGATCCTGCCGTGGCGAGCCTCTCCTCCTTTATCGGGGTGGATGGCACCAATAGCACGTTGAACAGCGGGCGCATCCAGATCAACTTGAAGCCTCTTGCCGAGCGGAGGATCAGTGCTGTCGACGTCATCCACCGTCTGCAAGCGCAAGTGGCGACGGTCGAAGGAATCGCGCTGTTCATGCAGCCAGTTCAGGATCTCACGGTGGAAGATCGCGTGAGCCGGACGCAGTACCAATATACCCTCGAAGATGCAGACCCGCTGGAGTTGAACCGGTGGGCGCCCAAACTCGTCGAGGCCCTGCAGACGCTGCCCGAATTGCGCGACGTAAGCAGCGACCAGCAGGATCAGGGGCTGGCGTCCATGTTGGTCATCGACCGCAACACGGCGGCACGCATGGGCATCACGCCACAAGTGATTGTCGATACCCTCTACGACGCGTTCGGTCAGCGGCAGGTGTCTACGATGTTCACCCAGTTAAATCAGTATCGCGTCGTGTTGGAGGTGATGCCCGAGTTTCAGCAGGGTCCAAACGCGTTGCAGTTCCTCGATGTCCGGTCACTGAGCGGCGGACAGGTACCATTGAACGTGTTCACGCAGGTCACGGAAACGTCCACGCCGCTGGTTATAAGCCGTCAGGGCCAGTTCCCCGCCGTCACGCTCTCGTTCAATCTCGCGCCGGGTAGCTCGCTCGGCGACGCGGTGACGACGATCGAGCGTGCGGCACAAGAAATCGGGCTGCCGCCCAGCATCCGTGGGAGTTTTCAAGGCACGGCCCAAGCGTTCCAGGCTTCGCTGGAGAACCAGCCCTGGCTGATTCTCGCGGCGCTCGTGACCGTCTACATTGTGCTCGGAGTGCTGTATGAGAGCTACATCCATCCCTTGACGATCCTTTCGACCCTCCCGTCTGCGGGAGCCGGGGCGCTGCTTGCCCTGATGCTCTTCCGGACTGAGTTCAGTGTGATCGCCCTGATCGGTATCATTCTGCTGATCGGCATCGTGAAGAAGAACGCCATCATGATGATCGACTTTGCCCTGGAGGCGGAGCGGAAAGACGGGAAACAGCCGGAGGAGGCGATCTATGAGGCCTGCCTCTTGCGGTTCCGGCCGATCATGATGACGACGATGGCTGCGTTACTGGGGGCGCTCCCTCTGGCCATGAGTACGGGAGTCGGGTCCGAGCTCCGCCGCCCGCTGGGCATTGCTATTGTCGGCGGGTTGATCGTCAGCCAGGTCTTGACGCTCTATACGACACCGGTGGTGTATCTGGCATTCGACCGACTGGCGCGACGGATCGGAGAGCGCCGATCCTCGATAACCGGTCCTGAGGTCATAGACCAGAGCTCGGCATGA
- a CDS encoding glycosyltransferase, which translates to MDPLTINPSSPSVLLAHSSDDGNRWFNIDSRFIIGTIMLFGIVIVTVIRFGHEVFDPLAESLSIQGWAAVIARPSLLWFTMGMVLLAVRTLLWLRYHPVAPVECEQAPRLSVVIPAYNEGAMVRQAVDACVRAEYPRDRLDIIVVDDGSTDDTWTHVSLAAQQHRNLVRAVRLPVNQGKRAALAAGFERAAGDIIVTVDSDSLVEQGALLAIAGPFRDERVGVVAGKVCVLNRFRGLLPRMLHVRFVLSFDFLRSAQSSYGTVYCCPGALSAYRASVVKPLVPAWLRQRFLGQACTIGEDRALTNDVLASGYKSVYQRTAVVHTLAPERYRILCNMFLRWERSYIREEIRLWKIMWTLPFPAMVLTLIETTVTNLRYPVAYSSLVLMIYLSLQDPWTILRLLLSIGLVSLSYTLYFLHSERSREFLYGVLYGYFSFFSLFWIFPYALITLRNRSWLTR; encoded by the coding sequence ATGGATCCTCTCACGATCAATCCTTCCTCCCCATCGGTGCTCCTCGCTCATTCATCGGACGACGGGAACCGGTGGTTCAATATCGACTCGCGTTTCATCATCGGGACGATCATGCTGTTTGGGATCGTGATCGTCACGGTGATTCGCTTCGGCCATGAAGTCTTTGACCCGCTTGCCGAGTCGCTGTCGATCCAGGGTTGGGCCGCCGTCATTGCGAGGCCGAGCTTGCTGTGGTTCACCATGGGGATGGTGCTTCTCGCGGTCCGTACCCTCCTCTGGTTGCGGTATCATCCGGTTGCTCCGGTCGAATGCGAGCAGGCTCCCAGGCTATCCGTGGTGATTCCCGCCTACAATGAAGGTGCGATGGTTCGGCAAGCGGTGGACGCTTGTGTGCGGGCCGAATATCCTCGCGATCGTCTGGACATCATCGTCGTGGATGACGGCAGCACGGACGACACCTGGACGCATGTGAGCCTGGCGGCGCAACAGCACCGTAATCTCGTGCGAGCGGTGCGGTTGCCGGTCAATCAAGGAAAACGTGCTGCGCTCGCCGCCGGATTTGAGAGAGCGGCGGGAGACATTATTGTGACCGTCGATTCTGACAGTCTCGTGGAGCAGGGGGCGCTTCTGGCCATCGCAGGTCCGTTCCGAGACGAGCGGGTCGGCGTGGTGGCGGGGAAAGTCTGTGTGCTGAACCGATTCCGTGGACTGCTGCCTCGCATGCTCCATGTCCGGTTTGTGCTGTCCTTCGATTTTCTGCGGAGTGCGCAGTCCTCATACGGCACCGTGTATTGCTGCCCGGGAGCCCTATCGGCCTATCGTGCATCGGTGGTCAAGCCTCTGGTACCCGCATGGCTCCGGCAGCGTTTTCTTGGTCAAGCCTGCACCATCGGCGAAGATCGTGCGCTCACGAACGACGTCCTGGCCTCTGGGTACAAGTCTGTGTACCAACGTACTGCCGTTGTCCATACATTGGCTCCGGAACGCTACAGGATCCTCTGCAACATGTTCCTGCGCTGGGAGCGGAGCTATATCCGGGAAGAAATCAGACTGTGGAAGATTATGTGGACGCTTCCGTTTCCGGCGATGGTCCTGACCCTGATCGAAACCACCGTCACGAACCTGCGTTACCCGGTCGCCTATAGCTCCCTCGTCCTCATGATTTATCTAAGCCTGCAAGACCCCTGGACGATTCTCCGCCTTCTGCTGTCGATAGGGTTGGTGTCACTGTCCTATACGCTGTACTTTCTTCACAGTGAGCGCTCGCGCGAGTTCCTGTACGGAGTGCTGTATGGCTATTTTTCCTTCTTCAGTCTCTTTTGGATATTTCCCTACGCGCTGATCACGTTGCGCAACCGGTCGTGGTTGACCCGCTAG
- a CDS encoding multidrug efflux RND transporter permease subunit, which translates to MNISATFIQRPVAATLLTIGITLIGLVAFQLLPVAALPEVEFPTINVTSNLPGASPETMATSVAAPLERQFTRIASVTEMTSTSTLGATSITLQFELSRDIDGAARDVQAAISAARADLPAILPSNPKYRKVNPADAPVLILAVTSEIVGRGKMYDAASSILQQKLSQVEGVGQVNVGGGSLPAVRVDLNPTALNKYGIGLGDVRRMLSSTNVNRPKGQLTDGARTWEIRGNDQLHTAEDYMPLVVAFRQGRAVQLSDVATVENSVEDLRATGMANGKPAVLVIIYRQPGANIIETVDRVRALLPQLEASIPGSMALSVVMDRTPVIRASLHDVERTLIISVVLVILVVFIFLRSARATLVPIVAVPVSLISTFGIMYLCGYSIDNLSLMALTIATGFVVDDAIVVLENISRYREQGIPPFEAALRGAKEITFTVLSMSLSLVAVFLPILLMGGMVGRLFREFAVTLSVAIIVSLVVSLTTTPMMCARLLTQQQATPHGWWYRVSERFFEGMRGGYETSLAWVLRHPRSMLAVTLVTMGFSIYLYVIVPKGFFPQQDTGRLSGNIQASQDISFQAMRQKLTEVVGIIKNDPAVDNVMGFSGGGGSTTNTGRMFISLKPLEERQLSADQVIARLRGKLAKVPGAPTYLQAVQDLRIGGRASSAQYQYTLQSVDLGELSTWAPKVERKLRTLSQIVDVNSDQQDKGLQSLVIFDRSTASRLGLSPQLIDDTLYDAFGQRQVSIMYTPLNQYHVVMEVAPQFWQNASALNDIFVRSPTGAQVPLSAIARYEPTATLLSVNHQGQFPGITLSFNMAPGASLGEAVQAIEQSMREIGLPGDIRGSFQGTAKAFQASLENQPLLILAALVTVYIVLGILYESYIHPLTILSTIPSAGVGALLALLLFKTELSMIALIGIILLIGIVKKNAIMMIDFALDAERKQGKPPEEAIYEACLMRFRPIMMTTMAALLGALPLAVGTGVGSELRRPLGIAIVGGLLVSQLLTLYTTPVIYLYMDWLRLWFLRMRTGSVQQTEQGVSGAVTTTR; encoded by the coding sequence ATGAACATCTCGGCGACCTTCATTCAACGACCGGTGGCGGCCACGTTGCTGACGATCGGCATCACGCTGATCGGACTGGTTGCGTTCCAACTCCTTCCTGTGGCGGCTCTCCCGGAAGTGGAATTTCCGACGATCAATGTGACGTCAAATCTGCCGGGCGCGAGCCCCGAGACCATGGCGACCTCGGTCGCGGCTCCATTGGAACGTCAATTTACGCGCATCGCCAGCGTCACCGAGATGACCTCCACCAGCACGCTCGGGGCCACGAGTATCACCTTGCAGTTTGAGCTGAGCCGCGACATCGATGGCGCCGCCCGTGATGTTCAGGCGGCGATCAGCGCCGCGCGCGCCGACCTCCCGGCCATTCTTCCCAGCAATCCCAAGTATAGAAAGGTCAATCCGGCCGATGCGCCGGTGCTGATCCTCGCCGTGACTTCGGAGATCGTCGGCCGGGGCAAGATGTACGATGCCGCGTCGAGCATTCTTCAGCAGAAGCTCTCGCAGGTGGAGGGAGTGGGGCAGGTGAACGTGGGAGGCGGCTCGCTTCCGGCTGTCCGCGTCGACCTCAATCCGACTGCGCTGAATAAGTATGGGATCGGGTTGGGCGACGTCCGCCGGATGCTGAGCAGCACCAACGTAAATCGTCCGAAAGGTCAACTGACAGATGGAGCCCGCACGTGGGAGATCAGAGGCAACGATCAACTACACACAGCCGAGGACTACATGCCACTGGTCGTGGCCTTCCGGCAAGGCCGGGCAGTGCAACTATCGGACGTGGCGACTGTCGAAAACTCAGTCGAGGACTTGCGGGCAACGGGGATGGCCAACGGCAAGCCGGCGGTCCTCGTCATTATCTATCGGCAGCCGGGGGCTAACATCATCGAAACAGTAGATCGGGTGCGCGCCCTGCTCCCTCAACTTGAAGCCTCCATTCCCGGCAGCATGGCGCTCTCGGTGGTGATGGACCGGACGCCGGTCATTCGCGCATCGCTGCATGACGTCGAACGGACGCTGATCATCTCCGTGGTCCTCGTCATCCTGGTGGTGTTCATTTTCCTCCGGAGCGCCCGGGCGACCCTCGTGCCCATCGTGGCGGTGCCGGTGTCGCTCATCTCCACGTTCGGCATCATGTACCTCTGCGGATACAGTATCGACAACCTCTCGCTCATGGCGCTCACGATCGCCACCGGTTTCGTCGTGGACGACGCGATCGTCGTGCTGGAGAACATCAGCCGGTATCGCGAACAGGGCATCCCGCCGTTCGAGGCGGCGTTGCGCGGAGCAAAGGAAATCACCTTTACGGTGCTCTCGATGAGTCTCTCGTTGGTGGCGGTGTTCCTCCCCATTTTATTGATGGGCGGCATGGTCGGGCGGCTGTTCCGCGAATTTGCGGTGACGCTCTCCGTGGCCATCATTGTGTCGCTCGTCGTGTCGTTGACCACGACGCCCATGATGTGTGCCAGGCTTCTCACGCAGCAACAGGCCACACCCCATGGGTGGTGGTACCGGGTCAGCGAGCGGTTCTTCGAGGGGATGCGGGGCGGCTATGAGACGAGTCTGGCCTGGGTGCTGCGGCATCCGCGTAGCATGTTGGCTGTGACGCTGGTCACCATGGGTTTCAGCATCTACCTCTATGTGATCGTGCCCAAAGGGTTTTTCCCCCAACAGGATACCGGCCGCCTCAGCGGTAATATCCAGGCGTCACAGGATATTTCGTTTCAGGCCATGCGTCAAAAACTGACCGAAGTGGTGGGGATCATCAAGAATGATCCTGCCGTGGACAATGTGATGGGATTCTCCGGCGGCGGCGGAAGCACGACCAATACCGGGCGCATGTTTATATCCTTGAAGCCGCTCGAAGAACGACAGCTCAGCGCCGATCAAGTGATCGCCAGGCTCCGCGGTAAACTCGCCAAAGTGCCCGGGGCGCCGACCTATCTCCAGGCGGTCCAGGATTTGCGGATCGGCGGGCGTGCCAGCAGCGCGCAATATCAATACACGCTGCAGAGTGTCGATCTAGGCGAACTCAGCACCTGGGCACCGAAGGTCGAGCGAAAGCTCCGCACCCTGTCGCAAATCGTGGATGTGAACAGTGATCAGCAGGATAAGGGCCTGCAGTCCCTCGTCATCTTCGACCGTAGCACCGCCTCCCGTCTTGGTCTGAGTCCCCAGCTCATTGACGACACCCTGTACGATGCCTTCGGCCAACGGCAGGTCTCGATCATGTATACCCCGCTGAACCAGTATCACGTCGTTATGGAGGTTGCGCCGCAGTTTTGGCAGAACGCCTCCGCCTTGAACGACATCTTTGTGCGATCGCCGACCGGGGCGCAGGTCCCCTTGAGCGCGATCGCCCGCTATGAGCCTACCGCCACGCTCCTATCCGTCAACCACCAGGGACAGTTTCCCGGGATTACGCTGTCGTTCAATATGGCGCCGGGGGCCTCGCTCGGGGAAGCCGTGCAGGCAATTGAGCAATCCATGCGGGAGATCGGCCTGCCGGGCGATATCCGGGGCAGTTTCCAAGGCACGGCTAAGGCTTTTCAGGCGTCGTTGGAGAATCAGCCGTTGTTGATCCTTGCCGCACTGGTCACGGTATACATCGTGCTGGGGATTCTGTACGAGAGCTACATCCATCCGCTCACGATTCTCTCCACTATTCCGTCCGCGGGCGTCGGCGCGTTGCTCGCCTTGCTCCTCTTCAAGACGGAGCTGAGCATGATCGCGCTCATCGGCATCATTCTACTGATCGGGATCGTGAAAAAAAATGCCATCATGATGATCGACTTCGCCTTGGATGCAGAGCGGAAACAGGGGAAGCCCCCGGAGGAGGCGATCTATGAAGCCTGTTTGATGCGCTTCCGTCCGATCATGATGACGACCATGGCGGCGTTGCTAGGGGCACTGCCTCTGGCCGTCGGGACAGGGGTGGGATCGGAACTGCGCCGGCCGCTCGGCATCGCGATCGTCGGCGGCCTGCTCGTCAGTCAGCTCCTCACGCTCTACACGACGCCGGTGATTTATCTCTACATGGACTGGTTGCGGCTCTGGTTCCTACGGATGCGTACGGGATCGGTCCAGCAGACTGAGCAAGGCGTGAGTGGAGCGGTGACGACGACACGTTAG
- a CDS encoding peroxidase family protein: MQRRTGAGLMIAAVLGLLEGCAGQSPFATYVDSTKDCVEMLVQRDLQKVATIRERRFLGKVPDTTARCLGGNHAEGLREGPWLDWPNYWAAGDSTSRAPARLFAHAKVLGPNAHGINGALYDLEVQRIELIKFNLFDNNGTYESYVTGRDGEAGTVLKTWPELRLPQSHPDYTDVGGDRTQVCRGELIRFRSLSGICNDIRNPLMGSTQQLFARNVPFDTTFPDLGLTETARNRHGDRLGLLKPDPQVISRKLFTRPQSQPDRCREGHGLAGNAKEAECEYKQAPFFNVLAAFWIQFMTHDWFAHVEEGHNRPDWMPVGCATQLVKNVEQPLTGDEVKQLGCRPDDKIDAALIADSTEPRSFMQGGKTYLTRAPKTTANHVTAWWDASQLYGYDERSSKRVKRDPKDSAKLLLLPVEAGDNAGYLPIFESGDPINLEWSGQEATAFPDNWSIGLSFFHNVFAREHNAFVEAFRTQTELTPDGDSGLRNPAEPDRVIRYRDVTPNELFEVARLVVAAEMAKVHTIEWTTQLLYNEPLNRGMHANWQGVFANQELVAGALQEVVRRLGDSEDAKKANSLYAALAAGPGIFGLGNRVYEGVPLVGLIDSGKVDRWDLKNDDHINGGVNHFGSPFNFPEEFITVYRLHPLLPDLIDYREWNREPNVIRQKVPVIDTFRSKATRAMREKGLSNWALSMGRQRLGALTLQNHPQFLQNLTMNRLQSPTRQIDVAALDLIRDRERGIPRYNEFRRQYGLTQLTSFDEFVDQREQDVKKRSEQEQLVKTLREVYGQHRCDASKRITDARLNDDGSPVNDCLGHPNGAMIDNIEDVDTVVGWLAEFRRPHGFAISETQFVVFILNASRRLFSDRFFTSSFRPEFYTTLGVDWVMHNGPGPEQMEQGKINGHTQPVSPMKRVLLRTMPELAGELQGVVNVFDPWARDRGEYYSLDWKARAGAEQDEAFANKK, encoded by the coding sequence ATGCAGAGACGTACAGGGGCAGGGCTGATGATTGCAGCGGTGCTTGGCTTGCTTGAGGGGTGCGCCGGGCAGAGTCCGTTTGCGACGTATGTGGACTCCACAAAAGATTGTGTGGAGATGCTCGTGCAACGGGATCTGCAGAAAGTTGCCACGATACGAGAGCGGCGATTTCTCGGAAAGGTTCCGGATACCACGGCTCGTTGCCTTGGGGGGAACCATGCCGAAGGTCTCCGCGAAGGGCCTTGGTTGGATTGGCCCAACTATTGGGCCGCAGGCGATAGCACCTCACGAGCCCCTGCGCGTCTGTTCGCTCATGCCAAGGTGCTGGGCCCCAACGCGCATGGGATTAACGGCGCACTCTACGATCTGGAGGTGCAACGGATCGAACTCATCAAGTTCAACCTCTTTGACAATAATGGGACCTACGAATCCTACGTCACGGGCCGCGATGGCGAGGCAGGGACGGTGCTCAAAACATGGCCGGAGCTGCGATTGCCGCAGAGCCATCCCGACTATACAGACGTCGGCGGCGACCGAACACAAGTTTGCCGAGGAGAACTCATTCGCTTCCGCAGCCTGAGCGGTATCTGCAACGACATTCGCAATCCGCTGATGGGATCGACGCAGCAACTATTCGCGCGGAATGTGCCGTTTGACACGACGTTTCCCGACCTGGGCCTGACCGAGACTGCCAGGAATCGCCATGGGGATCGTCTGGGGCTTTTGAAGCCAGACCCCCAGGTCATCAGCCGGAAATTATTCACGCGCCCGCAATCGCAGCCCGATCGATGCCGCGAGGGCCATGGGTTGGCGGGGAACGCGAAGGAAGCCGAGTGCGAGTACAAGCAGGCACCCTTCTTCAATGTGCTGGCCGCTTTCTGGATCCAGTTCATGACCCACGATTGGTTCGCCCATGTGGAAGAGGGGCACAATCGGCCAGATTGGATGCCGGTCGGCTGTGCGACGCAACTGGTTAAGAACGTCGAGCAGCCGCTGACCGGTGATGAGGTCAAGCAGTTGGGCTGCCGTCCTGACGACAAGATCGATGCGGCCTTGATCGCCGACAGCACGGAGCCCCGCTCATTTATGCAGGGCGGCAAGACCTATCTTACGAGGGCGCCGAAGACCACCGCCAATCACGTCACCGCCTGGTGGGACGCCTCGCAGCTGTATGGATATGACGAGCGTTCCAGTAAACGTGTGAAGCGCGACCCCAAGGACTCAGCCAAGTTGTTGTTGCTGCCGGTTGAAGCGGGAGACAACGCAGGCTATCTGCCGATCTTTGAATCGGGCGACCCGATCAATCTTGAATGGTCAGGGCAGGAAGCCACGGCCTTTCCCGACAACTGGTCTATCGGCCTGAGTTTTTTTCATAATGTCTTCGCGCGTGAGCACAATGCGTTCGTCGAGGCATTCAGAACCCAGACCGAACTCACGCCAGATGGCGACAGCGGCTTGAGAAATCCCGCCGAGCCGGACCGCGTCATCCGCTACCGGGACGTCACTCCGAACGAGTTGTTCGAAGTGGCCAGGCTGGTCGTTGCGGCGGAGATGGCCAAGGTCCACACCATCGAATGGACCACGCAGTTGCTCTACAACGAGCCCTTGAACCGGGGCATGCATGCCAACTGGCAGGGGGTCTTCGCGAATCAGGAGCTGGTGGCGGGTGCGCTGCAGGAAGTCGTGCGGCGCCTCGGCGATTCGGAGGATGCGAAGAAGGCCAACAGCCTCTACGCGGCGCTGGCAGCCGGGCCCGGCATCTTCGGCTTGGGCAACCGGGTCTATGAGGGCGTGCCGCTCGTGGGCCTGATCGATTCCGGCAAAGTCGACCGCTGGGATCTGAAGAACGACGACCACATCAACGGGGGCGTGAACCATTTTGGCTCCCCCTTCAATTTCCCCGAGGAGTTCATCACGGTGTACCGGCTGCATCCGCTGTTGCCGGACCTGATCGACTACCGCGAGTGGAACAGGGAGCCGAACGTCATTCGGCAAAAGGTGCCGGTGATCGACACCTTCCGGAGCAAGGCCACCAGGGCGATGCGGGAGAAGGGTCTGTCCAATTGGGCGCTCAGCATGGGCCGCCAGCGGCTGGGAGCCTTGACCCTGCAGAACCATCCGCAGTTTCTGCAGAACCTCACGATGAATCGGCTGCAGTCTCCCACCAGACAGATCGACGTGGCCGCCCTCGATCTCATCAGGGATCGGGAGCGGGGTATCCCGCGTTACAACGAATTCCGCCGGCAGTATGGGCTGACGCAGTTGACCAGCTTCGATGAATTCGTGGACCAGCGCGAACAGGATGTGAAGAAGCGGAGCGAGCAGGAGCAGCTCGTGAAGACCCTGCGCGAGGTCTATGGACAGCACCGGTGCGATGCCTCCAAGAGGATCACCGACGCACGGTTGAATGACGACGGCTCACCCGTCAACGATTGTCTGGGCCATCCGAACGGCGCCATGATCGACAACATCGAGGACGTCGATACGGTAGTGGGATGGCTGGCGGAGTTTCGGCGTCCGCATGGCTTCGCCATTTCCGAAACCCAGTTCGTCGTGTTCATCCTCAACGCCTCGCGCCGCCTCTTCAGCGACCGGTTTTTCACGTCCAGTTTCCGTCCCGAGTTCTACACGACGTTGGGCGTCGACTGGGTCATGCATAATGGGCCTGGCCCTGAGCAGATGGAGCAGGGGAAGATCAACGGGCACACACAGCCGGTCTCTCCCATGAAACGTGTGCTCTTGCGGACGATGCCGGAACTGGCAGGCGAACTGCAGGGCGTCGTGAATGTGTTCGATCCCTGGGCGAGGGATCGTGGAGAATATTACAGCCTGGATTGGAAGGCGAGGGCTGGAGCAGAACAAGATGAGGCGTTCGCCAACAAGAAATAG